Proteins found in one bacterium genomic segment:
- a CDS encoding alpha-ketoacid dehydrogenase subunit beta has product MAVMTMVQAITSALDAKLADDENVLCFGEDVGVEGGVFRATEGLQKKYGVKRVFDTPLAESSIVGAAIGMAIAGLRPVAEIQFDGFVHPATNQIVSHLARYRYRTRGKRPMPVVVRFPNGGGVRALELHSDSNEAIYAHFPGLKVVMPSTPYDAKGLLISAIEDNDPVIFMEPKRVYRAIKQEVPEGIYRIPIGKARVLAEGSDLTVVAYGAMVRVVQQAMIEAKKEGISVELIDLRTIYPMDTATIVESVKKTGRILVVHEAPESFGVAAEIIARVNEQAFYYLEAPPARLTGTDTIPPLPKSEDLYFFPPERVLYEIKKTLES; this is encoded by the coding sequence ATGGCCGTTATGACGATGGTGCAGGCGATTACCTCCGCGCTGGATGCCAAGCTCGCCGATGACGAGAATGTGCTCTGCTTCGGGGAAGACGTTGGCGTAGAGGGCGGCGTCTTCCGTGCGACGGAAGGTTTGCAGAAAAAATACGGTGTGAAGCGTGTGTTTGATACGCCGCTGGCGGAATCTTCGATTGTCGGCGCGGCGATTGGTATGGCCATCGCGGGATTAAGGCCGGTAGCGGAAATTCAGTTCGACGGCTTTGTGCATCCCGCGACCAACCAGATCGTGTCGCATCTGGCGCGCTACCGTTACCGGACACGCGGCAAGCGACCCATGCCGGTCGTTGTGCGCTTTCCCAACGGCGGCGGTGTGCGCGCGCTGGAACTGCACAGTGATAGCAACGAAGCCATCTATGCCCATTTCCCCGGACTGAAAGTGGTGATGCCGTCCACGCCGTACGACGCTAAGGGGCTGCTGATCAGTGCGATTGAGGACAATGATCCGGTGATCTTCATGGAGCCCAAGCGGGTGTATCGCGCCATCAAGCAGGAGGTGCCGGAAGGCATTTACCGCATTCCCATCGGCAAGGCGCGTGTACTGGCTGAAGGCAGCGACCTCACCGTGGTGGCGTACGGCGCGATGGTGCGCGTGGTGCAGCAGGCGATGATCGAGGCCAAAAAGGAAGGCATCTCGGTTGAACTGATTGACTTGCGCACGATCTATCCGATGGACACGGCAACGATTGTCGAGTCCGTGAAGAAGACCGGGCGCATTCTGGTGGTGCATGAGGCTCCCGAGAGCTTCGGTGTGGCGGCGGAAATTATCGCTCGCGTCAACGAGCAGGCCTTCTATTATCTGGAAGCGCCGCCTGCCCGTTTGACCGGCACCGATACGATTCCTCCGCTGCCGAAGAGCGAGGATCTCTATTTCTTCCCGCCCGAGCGCGTCCTTTACGAGATCAAGAAAACCCTCGAAAGCTGA
- a CDS encoding dihydrolipoamide acetyltransferase family protein, with translation MAFVFKFPDIGEGIHEGKILEWRVARGQMINEGDPLVKVETDKVVADIPSPRTGMIKTLFGKVGQVINVGDVLAELDAQGEEASAEEVAAAPTKKEELKEAGYGVVGEIEVAKTDAFLPATGEGFEENGGGTTTVERRHVLASPVARRMAKDLGVDLRAVQGSGPAGRVMKEDIERASQRRTPASAPSAPAPRPAAPAPAPRPEYAEREEFEDLTQIRKTIAARMAQSKYTAPHFTAFDDVEVSRLVEIRREQKDVLAQQGITLSYLPFIVRAAAVALREHRKLNCRLDLDNNRVVYHNYVNIGMAVDTPDGLIVPVIKDADKKSILELAMIIQDLGTRARERKLALSEIREGTFSITNFGSLAGRYGTPIINYPEVAILGIGRIQEQPVVRNGQIVPGQMLPLSLSADHRIVDGGDVARFLKDLMAFLSDPVNLLLR, from the coding sequence ATGGCATTTGTCTTTAAGTTTCCGGATATCGGCGAGGGCATCCACGAGGGCAAAATTCTCGAGTGGCGCGTCGCGCGCGGCCAGATGATTAATGAAGGCGATCCGCTCGTTAAGGTGGAAACGGATAAAGTGGTGGCGGATATTCCTTCTCCTCGCACTGGGATGATCAAGACCCTGTTCGGCAAAGTCGGACAGGTGATCAACGTCGGCGACGTGCTGGCGGAACTGGATGCGCAGGGCGAAGAAGCCAGCGCCGAAGAAGTTGCCGCGGCTCCCACCAAGAAAGAAGAATTGAAGGAAGCCGGCTACGGTGTGGTGGGCGAAATCGAAGTCGCCAAGACCGACGCCTTTTTGCCTGCAACCGGTGAGGGCTTCGAAGAAAACGGCGGTGGCACCACGACGGTAGAACGCAGGCATGTGCTGGCGTCACCTGTCGCCCGGCGCATGGCGAAGGATCTGGGCGTGGACCTGCGCGCGGTGCAGGGTTCGGGTCCCGCTGGCCGCGTAATGAAAGAAGATATTGAACGCGCGTCACAGCGGCGAACGCCAGCATCTGCGCCGTCCGCACCCGCACCGCGACCGGCGGCACCCGCACCGGCGCCGCGTCCCGAGTATGCCGAGCGTGAAGAGTTCGAAGATCTCACGCAGATCCGCAAGACCATAGCCGCGCGGATGGCGCAATCCAAGTATACGGCACCGCATTTCACGGCCTTCGATGATGTAGAAGTATCGAGACTGGTCGAGATCCGCCGAGAACAGAAGGACGTGCTGGCCCAGCAGGGGATTACGCTATCGTATCTGCCGTTTATTGTACGCGCCGCCGCCGTGGCGCTGCGGGAACACCGCAAGTTGAATTGCCGACTCGATCTGGACAACAACCGTGTGGTCTACCACAACTATGTCAACATCGGCATGGCGGTAGATACTCCCGACGGGCTGATTGTGCCTGTCATCAAGGATGCGGACAAGAAGAGCATTCTCGAACTGGCGATGATCATTCAGGATCTGGGCACTCGCGCACGCGAGCGCAAGTTGGCGCTGAGCGAGATCCGGGAAGGCACGTTTTCGATTACCAACTTCGGTTCACTGGCCGGGCGCTATGGAACGCCGATCATCAACTATCCGGAAGTGGCGATTCTCGGCATTGGCCGCATTCAGGAACAGCCGGTGGTCCGAAACGGTCAGATCGTTCCCGGCCAGATGCTGCCGCTATCGCTGAGCGCCGATCATCGCATTGTGGATGGCGGCGACGTCGCCCGTTTCCTCAAGGATCTGATGGCCTTTCTGTCCGATCCGGTCAACCTGCTGCTGAGATAA
- the lpdA gene encoding dihydrolipoyl dehydrogenase, producing the protein MKTFDVVIIGGGPAGYVAAIRSAQLEMTTAIIEKSRLGGMCLNWGCVPSRRLMESARLYRRFLSAGSFGIEGADPDHIHFNWQKSLQEKDKIVTRLVKGVEFLMKKNRVEVISGEGRLLSNARVEVNGEAIGAGKIIIATGSRPNRAPLAQLPDALVMEIDQLYSSPTLPDNIVVVGGDVVACETASLLSLLGKKVTMVASQERLVPWMDDAIIKFVTDRFKKDGIRVLMGSPVPVAAKGGIKVGSETIACDLVLNASRRTAILPDFGDVPVDLENGFIRVNEFMQTSVPSVYAAGDVTGQIFAHIASAQGACAINHMAGLREPVDYRTMPTTIYMEPEVGSVGLSEVQITDAGTEYVKGEFPMSVNSRAMVEGTPEGFVKMLADQKYGELLGVHIVAEHAGDLIAEAAMCIKTEGTLDDLSRVVHAHPTVSETLLEASFKAMGKPLHV; encoded by the coding sequence ATGAAAACCTTCGATGTGGTGATCATCGGCGGCGGCCCCGCGGGATACGTGGCGGCCATTCGCTCCGCGCAGCTTGAAATGACCACGGCGATTATCGAAAAGTCGCGCCTCGGCGGCATGTGTTTGAACTGGGGCTGCGTCCCTTCGCGCCGCTTGATGGAGAGTGCGCGGCTGTACCGGCGCTTCCTGAGCGCCGGTTCCTTCGGAATCGAAGGCGCGGATCCCGATCACATCCATTTCAACTGGCAGAAGTCCCTTCAGGAGAAAGACAAGATCGTCACGCGCCTCGTCAAAGGCGTCGAGTTTCTGATGAAGAAGAATCGCGTGGAGGTCATCAGTGGCGAAGGGCGGCTCCTGAGCAATGCGCGCGTGGAAGTGAACGGCGAAGCCATTGGCGCGGGCAAGATCATCATTGCCACCGGTTCGCGGCCTAATCGCGCGCCGCTGGCACAGTTGCCCGACGCTCTGGTGATGGAAATTGACCAGCTTTACTCCAGTCCGACTCTGCCGGATAACATTGTGGTCGTCGGTGGCGACGTGGTGGCCTGCGAAACCGCGTCCCTGCTCAGTCTGCTCGGCAAGAAGGTAACGATGGTGGCCTCGCAGGAGCGGCTGGTGCCGTGGATGGACGACGCGATCATCAAGTTTGTCACCGACCGTTTCAAAAAAGACGGCATTCGGGTGCTGATGGGCTCTCCCGTGCCCGTGGCGGCCAAGGGCGGGATCAAAGTCGGAAGCGAAACGATTGCCTGCGACCTGGTGCTGAACGCGTCGCGGCGCACGGCAATTCTGCCGGATTTCGGCGACGTGCCGGTGGATCTGGAAAACGGCTTCATCCGCGTGAATGAATTCATGCAAACCAGTGTGCCGTCCGTCTATGCTGCGGGTGACGTGACGGGGCAGATTTTCGCTCACATCGCGTCGGCACAGGGCGCGTGCGCGATCAATCACATGGCCGGATTGCGCGAGCCTGTGGACTACCGCACCATGCCGACAACCATTTATATGGAGCCGGAAGTGGGGTCGGTGGGCCTGTCCGAAGTGCAGATCACCGATGCAGGCACCGAGTATGTCAAGGGCGAGTTTCCCATGTCGGTGAACAGCCGTGCGATGGTGGAAGGCACCCCGGAAGGCTTTGTGAAAATGCTGGCCGATCAGAAGTACGGTGAACTGCTGGGCGTGCATATTGTGGCCGAACATGCGGGCGACCTGATTGCCGAGGCGGCCATGTGTATTAAGACAGAAGGCACGCTGGATGATCTGTCGCGCGTGGTGCATGCTCATCCGACGGTGAGCGAGACGTTGCTGGAAGCAAGTTTCAAAGCGATGGGCAAGCCCCTGCATGTGTGA